A single region of the Vicia villosa cultivar HV-30 ecotype Madison, WI linkage group LG4, Vvil1.0, whole genome shotgun sequence genome encodes:
- the LOC131600376 gene encoding rust resistance kinase Lr10-like produces MICNHISSFMLTILAITLLISLLANSEDVPFPSMACPFNLTCTHDNSMILELPAYPVPIRLLVKEINYTSHTLEACDAENCLPRLFLHHNFSSSIFPFRIHSWLDSGYQDLTNTSLFDCSSLGRRYLRKDIAYQQDMVSCPIYMAGFNENMVESCLVFCNKLSRPVSPLILSEDTVNGIQQNSISLSWSETNFHRRCLECKHKSKKIIILTSTGVIIGSTVLVFLFGGVFQIYRYFKMKDEDHARIENFLKDYKALKPTRFSYADIKRITHKFRDKLGEGAHGTVYKGKLSNEIQVAVKILNNVEGDGKDFINEVGTMGKIHHINVVRLLGFCADGFHRALVYDYFSNGSLDKFISPPNNKDNFLGWDKLQQIALGIANGIEYLHQGCDQTILHFDINPHNVMLDDNFTPKITDFGLAKMCSKNQSVVSMTAAKGTLGYMAPEVFSRNFGNVSYKSDIYSYGMLLLEMVGGRKNTKITDEEENIQIMYPEWIHDLLEGGDIQISVDEEGDFRIARKIAIVGLWCIQWHPLHRPTMKTVVQMLQGEGDKLKVPSNPFGPTTSTNIIANIVVERMNLELNVIQELD; encoded by the exons ATGATTTGCAATCACATTTCTTCTTTCATGTTGACAATATTAGCAATAACTTTGCTAATATCGCTGCTTGCAAATAGCGAGGATGTCCCATTCCCATCCATGGCATGTCCTTTCAATCTAACCTGCACACATGATAACAGCATGATTCTTGAACTACCAGCATACCCAGTACCTATAAGACTCCTCGTCAAAGAAATTAACTACACATCGCATACATTAGAAGCATGCGATGCTGAAAATTGTCTTCCACGCCTCTTTCTTCACCACAATTTCTCTTCATCAATTTTTCCTTTTCGGATTCATTCTTGGTTGGATTCGGGATACCAGGATCTTACCAATACTAGCTTATTCGATTGTTCTTCATTAGGACGGCGTTATCTGAGGAAAGACATAGCTTACCAGCAGGACATGGTTTCTTGTCCAATTTATATGGCAGGATTTAACGAGAATATGGTTGAATCATGCCTTGTTTTCTGCAACAAACTGTCTCGACCAGTTTCGCCCCTTATTCTTTCGGAAGATACGGTAAATGGGATACAACAAAACTCAATCTCACTGTCATGGTCGGAAACAAATTTTCACAGAAGATGCTTAGAATGTAAGCACAAATCAAAGAAGATTATTATTTTAACCTCTACAG GTGTAATTATTGGCTCAACTGtacttgtttttttatttggTGGAGTTTTTCAAATATACCGCTATTTTAAAATGAAAGACGAAGATCATGCAAGAATTGAAAACTTTTTGAAGGACTACAAGGCTTTAAAGCCAACTAGATTCTCTTATGCTGATATAAAGAGAATCACACATAAATTTAGAGATAAGTTAGGTGAAGGGGCTCATGGAACTGTTTATAAAGGTAAGTTGTCAAACGAGATTCAAGTTGCCGTGAAGATACTTAATAATGTAGAAGGAGATGGAAAGGATTTCATAAATGAAGTGGGAACCATGGGCAAAATCCACCACATCAATGTAGTTCGTTTGCTTGGCTTTTGCGCGGATGGATTTCATCGTGCTTTAGTCTATGACTATTTTTCAAATGGTTCATTGGATAAATTCATTTCTCCACCTAATAACAAAGATAATTTTCTTGGATGGGATAAGCTACAACAAATTGCTCTAGGCATAGCAAATGGCATTGAGTATCTTCACCAAGGTTGTGATCAAACAATTCTACACTTTGACATCAATCCTCATAATGTCATGCTAGATGACAATTTCACTCCAAAGATTACAGATTTTGGTTTGGCTAAGATGTGTTCGAAAAATCAAAGTGTTGTATCCATGACTGCAGCTAAAGGAACATTAGGCTACATGGCACCTGAAGTTTTTTCTAGAAACTTTGGAAATGTCTCTTATAAGTCTGATATATACAGTTATGGTATGTTATTGTTGGAAATGGTTGGGGGAAGAAAGAACACAAAAATAACCGATGAAGAAGAAAATATTCAGATTATGTATCCAGAATGGATCCACGATTTACTTGAAGGGGGAGATATACAAATCTCTGTCGATGAAGAGGGTGACTTTagaattgcaagaaaaatagcGATTGTAGGACTTTGGTGTATCCAATGGCACCCTTTACATCGTCCAACAATGAAAACTGTGGTGCAAATGCTTCAAGGAGAAGGGGACAAATTAAAAGTACCAAGCAATCCTTTCGGACCTACAACTTCAACTAATATAATTGCTAATATTGTTGTAGAACGTATGAATTTGGAGCTAAATGTGATTCAAGAATTAGATTAG
- the LOC131596055 gene encoding histone H3.3-like, translating to MARTMQTARKSTGGKAPRKQLATKAARKSAPTTGGVKKPHRYRPGTFALREIHKYQKSTELLIRKLPFQRLFREIAQDYKTDLRFQSHVVLALQEAAEAYLVGLFEDTNLCAIHAKRVTIMPKDI from the coding sequence ATGGCTCGTACAATGCAAACCGCTCGCAAATCCACCGGCGGCAAGGCACCAAGGAAGCAACTCGCCACCAAGGCTGCCAGGAAATCTGCACCTACAACGGGCGGAGTGAAGAAGCCTCATCGTTATCGCCCTGGAACCTTTGCTCTTCGTGAGATTCATAAATACCAGAAGAGCACTGAACTTTTGATTCGTAAGCTTCCATTCCAACGTCTCTTCCGTGAGATTGCTCAAGATTACAAGACTGATCTGAGATTCCAGAGCCATGTTGTTCTTGCACTCCAGGAAGCAGCAGAAGCTTATCTTGTTGGTTTGTTTGAGGATACTAATTTGTGCGCAATTCATGCTAAGAGGGTTACCATTATGCCCAAGGATATTTAA
- the LOC131598361 gene encoding uncharacterized protein LOC131598361: protein MHFVVSFKDCEGRKLMQPVEYEWKPLYYDRCQSIGHKCKDYVKKQWMPKGKPLESAPSSSLQGTTSVEEPIQPEKGIEPKHLEKGTEDAAWIEARSTIKDRGKRILTRSSFDINCVSGFEALGVLNDLIVTLDRGPFKIGKSKLIRDKLNVYDSYVDNYHNHDNGRIWISWNDNLDDVKVIQSSDQYLHCGIYDTKGTFQFWLTAIYRKNRLEQRKILWKDIANMRPNVQDPWCLMGDFNNVMRAQDRMGGRMVTDFEYVDLLDMMTHTGLTEMDGCGDYDTWCNRHTNDTIYSRIDILIGNVESFKKYNDMNLRILAPIVSDHALLQVVNETQKVINNRRFKFYNRVIELASYEEVVKKSWDEPLDGSPMFILWRKL from the exons ATGCATTTTGTAGTTAGTTTCAAGGACTGTGAAGGAAGGAAACTGATGCAACCAGTGGAGTATGAGTGGAAACCTTTGTATTATGATAGATGTCAAAGTATTGGTCACAAGTGTAAAGACTATGTGAAGAAGCAATGGATGCCTAAAGGAAAACCTCTTGAGTCTGCACCTAGTAGCTCTTTACAGGGCACAACTTCAGTAGAGGAGCCAATACAACCAGAGAAAGGAATTGAGCCTAAGCATCTAGAGAAAGGAACTGAAGATGCAGCTTGGATAGAGGCCAGATCAACAATAAAAGATAGAGGTAAAAGAATTCTAACTAGATCAAGTTTTGATATTAATTGTGTTAGTGGCTTTGAGGCACTAGGGGTTTTGAATGACCTCATAGTGACCTTAGATAGAGGGCCAT TTAAGATTGGTAAATCCAAACTGATTAGAGATAAACTCAATGTGTATGATAGCTATGTGGACAATTACCATAACCATGACAATGGGAGAATTTGGATTTCTTGGAATGATAACCTTGATGATGTGAAAGTGATTCAGAGCTCTGATCAATACCTCCACTGTGGAATTTATGATACTAAAGGGACATTCCAATTCTGGCTCACTGCTATCTATAGGAAGAATCGGCTTGAACAGAGGAAAATCCTTTGGAAAGATATTGCAAATATGAGACCTAATGTCCAGGATCCTTGGTGCCTTATGGGAGATTTTAACAATGTCATGAGGGCTCAGGATAGGATGGGGGGAAGAATGGTCACTGATTTTGAATATGTGGATCTGCTAGACATGATGACTCATACAGGGCTCACTGAGATGGATGGCTGTGGGGACTATGATACTTGGTGCAATAGACATACAAATGATACTATCTATTCTAGGATAGATATACTCATTGGTAATGTGGAATCGTTTAAGAAGTATAATGATATGAATCTGAGAATCCTGGCTCCTATTGTGTCTGACCATGCCCTCTTGCAGGTGGTGAATGAAACTCAGAAAGTGATCAATAATAGAAGATTTAAGTTCTATAACCGTGTTATAGAATTAGCAAGCTATGAGGAGGTAGTCAAGAAAAGCTGGGATGAACCCTTGGATGGCAGTCCTATGTTCATCTTGTGGAGAAAGCTGTAG